One window from the genome of Trabulsiella odontotermitis encodes:
- the zntR gene encoding Zn(2+)-responsive transcriptional regulator yields MYRIGELAKLADVTPDTIRYYEKQQMMDHDVRTEGGFRLYSDNDLQRLRFIRYARQLGFTLESIRELLSIRIDPEHHTCQESKGIVQARLSEVEEKIEELQTMRRSLQRLNDACCGTAHSSVYCSILEALEQGASTSPSVR; encoded by the coding sequence ATGTACCGTATAGGCGAACTGGCGAAATTAGCGGATGTCACCCCGGATACGATCCGTTATTACGAAAAACAGCAAATGATGGACCACGACGTCCGGACTGAGGGCGGTTTTCGTCTTTATTCTGACAACGATCTGCAGCGCCTGCGCTTTATTCGCTATGCGCGCCAGCTGGGATTTACGCTGGAATCGATCCGCGAACTGCTTTCGATCCGTATCGATCCAGAACACCATACCTGCCAGGAGTCCAAAGGTATTGTTCAGGCACGATTAAGCGAAGTCGAAGAAAAAATTGAAGAGCTACAGACCATGCGTCGCTCGTTACAGCGCCTGAACGACGCCTGTTGTGGTACAGCGCACAGTAGCGTGTATTGCTCGATCCTCGAAGCGTTGGAGCAAGGTGCGAGTACGTCTCCTTCTGTACGTTGA
- the rpsD gene encoding 30S ribosomal protein S4 → MARYLGPKLKLSRREGTDLFLKSGVRAIDTKCKIEQAPGQHGARKPRLSDYGVQLREKQKVRRIYGVLERQFRNYYKEAARLKGNTGENLLALLEGRLDNVVYRMGFGATRAEARQLVSHKAIMVNGRVVNIASYQVKANDVVSIREKAKKQSRVKAALELAEQREKPTWLEVDAGKMEGTFKRQPERSDLSADINEHLIVELYSK, encoded by the coding sequence ATGGCAAGATATTTGGGTCCTAAGCTCAAGCTGAGCCGTCGCGAGGGCACAGACCTCTTCCTGAAGTCTGGCGTTCGCGCGATCGATACCAAGTGTAAAATTGAACAAGCTCCTGGCCAGCACGGTGCGCGTAAACCGCGTCTGTCTGACTATGGTGTGCAGTTGCGTGAAAAGCAAAAAGTTCGCCGTATCTACGGTGTGCTGGAGCGTCAGTTCCGTAACTATTATAAAGAAGCAGCACGTCTGAAAGGCAACACTGGTGAAAACCTGTTGGCTCTGCTGGAAGGTCGTCTGGACAACGTTGTATACCGTATGGGCTTCGGCGCCACTCGTGCAGAAGCACGCCAGCTGGTTAGCCATAAGGCTATCATGGTAAACGGTCGTGTTGTTAACATCGCTTCTTATCAGGTTAAAGCGAATGACGTTGTTAGCATTCGTGAGAAAGCGAAAAAGCAGTCTCGCGTGAAAGCCGCTCTGGAGCTGGCTGAGCAGCGTGAAAAGCCAACCTGGCTGGAAGTTGATGCTGGCAAGATGGAAGGTACGTTCAAGCGTCAGCCGGAACGTTCTGATCTGTCTGCGGACATTAACGAACACCTGATCGTCGAGCTTTACTCCAAGTAA
- a CDS encoding DNA-directed RNA polymerase subunit alpha has translation MQGSVTEFLKPRLVDIEQVSSTHAKVTLEPLERGFGHTLGNALRRILLSSMPGCAVTEVEIDGVLHEYSTKEGVQEDILEILLNLKGLAVKVHGKDEVILTLNKSGIGPVTAADITHDGDVEIVKPQHVICHLTDENASISMRIKVQRGRGYVPASARIHSEEDERPIGRLLVDACYSPVERIAYNVEAARVEQRTDLDKLVIEMETNGTIDPEEAIRRAATILAEQLEAFVDLRDVRQPEVKEEKPEFDPILLRPVDDLELTVRSANCLKAEAIHYIGDLVQRTEVELLKTPNLGKKSLTEIKDVLASRGLSLGMRLENWPPASIADE, from the coding sequence ATGCAGGGTTCTGTGACAGAGTTTCTAAAACCGCGCCTGGTAGATATCGAGCAAGTGAGTTCGACGCACGCCAAGGTGACCCTTGAGCCTTTAGAGCGTGGCTTTGGCCATACTCTGGGTAACGCACTGCGCCGTATTCTGCTTTCATCAATGCCGGGTTGCGCGGTGACCGAGGTTGAGATTGATGGTGTACTGCACGAGTACAGCACCAAAGAAGGCGTTCAGGAAGATATCCTGGAAATCCTGCTCAACCTGAAAGGGCTGGCGGTGAAAGTTCATGGTAAAGATGAAGTTATTCTTACTTTGAATAAATCTGGCATTGGCCCTGTGACCGCAGCCGACATTACCCACGACGGTGATGTCGAAATCGTCAAGCCTCAGCACGTTATCTGCCACCTGACCGATGAAAACGCATCTATTAGCATGCGCATCAAAGTTCAGCGCGGTCGTGGTTATGTGCCGGCGTCTGCCCGAATTCATTCGGAAGAAGATGAGCGCCCGATCGGACGTCTGCTGGTCGACGCCTGCTACAGCCCTGTAGAGCGTATTGCCTACAATGTTGAAGCAGCGCGTGTAGAACAGCGCACCGACCTGGACAAGCTGGTCATCGAAATGGAAACCAACGGTACAATCGATCCTGAAGAGGCGATTCGTCGTGCGGCGACCATCCTGGCTGAACAACTTGAAGCTTTCGTTGATTTACGTGATGTACGTCAGCCGGAAGTTAAAGAAGAGAAACCAGAATTCGATCCGATCCTGCTGCGCCCTGTTGACGATCTGGAATTGACTGTCCGCTCTGCTAACTGCCTCAAGGCAGAAGCTATCCACTATATCGGTGATCTGGTACAGCGTACCGAGGTTGAGTTGCTGAAAACGCCGAACCTGGGTAAAAAATCTCTTACTGAGATTAAAGACGTGCTGGCCTCCCGTGGTCTGTCTCTGGGCATGCGCCTGGAAAACTGGCCACCGGCAAGCATTGCTGACGAGTAA
- the rpsK gene encoding 30S ribosomal protein S11, with the protein MAKAPIRARKRVRKQVSDGVAHIHASFNNTIVTITDRQGNALGWATAGGSGFRGSRKSTPFAAQVAAERCAEAVKEYGIKNLEVMVKGPGPGRESTIRALNAAGFRITNITDVTPIPHNGCRPPKKRRV; encoded by the coding sequence ATGGCAAAGGCACCAATTCGTGCACGTAAACGTGTAAGAAAACAAGTCTCTGACGGCGTGGCTCATATCCATGCTTCTTTCAACAACACCATCGTTACTATTACTGATCGTCAGGGTAACGCTTTGGGTTGGGCAACAGCCGGTGGTTCCGGTTTCCGTGGTTCACGCAAATCCACTCCGTTTGCAGCTCAGGTTGCAGCAGAGCGTTGCGCTGAAGCCGTAAAAGAATACGGCATCAAGAATCTGGAAGTTATGGTCAAGGGACCGGGTCCGGGTCGCGAATCTACTATTCGTGCTCTGAACGCCGCTGGTTTCCGCATCACTAATATTACTGATGTGACTCCGATCCCTCACAACGGTTGTCGTCCGCCGAAAAAACGTCGCGTATAA
- the secY gene encoding preprotein translocase subunit SecY yields the protein MAKQPGLDFQSAKGGFGELKRRLLFVIGALIVFRIGSFIPIPGIDAAVLAKLLEQQRGTIIEMFNMFSGGALSRASIFALGIMPYISASIIIQLLTVVHPTLAEIKKEGESGRRKISQYTRYGTLVLAIFQSIGIATGLPNMPGMQGLVINPGFAFYFTAVVSLVTGTMFLMWLGEQITERGIGNGISIIIFAGIVAGLPPAIAHTIEQARQGDLHFLLLLLVAVLVFAVTFFVVFVERGQRRIVVNYAKRQQGRRVYAAQSTHLPLKVNMAGVIPAIFASSIILFPATIASWFGGGTGWNWLTTISLYLQPGQPLYVLLYASAIIFFCFFYTALVFNPRETADNLKKSGAFVPGIRPGEQTAKYIDKVMTRLTLIGALYITFICLIPEFMRDAMKVPFYFGGTSLLIVVVVIMDFMAQVQTLMMSSQYESALKKANLKGYGR from the coding sequence ATGGCTAAGCAACCGGGATTAGATTTTCAAAGTGCCAAAGGCGGTTTCGGCGAACTGAAACGCAGACTTTTGTTTGTTATCGGCGCGCTGATTGTGTTCCGAATTGGCTCTTTTATTCCGATCCCTGGTATTGATGCCGCTGTACTTGCCAAACTGCTTGAGCAACAGCGAGGCACCATCATTGAAATGTTCAACATGTTCTCTGGTGGTGCTCTCAGCCGTGCTTCTATCTTTGCTCTGGGTATTATGCCGTATATCTCGGCATCCATTATTATCCAGCTGCTGACGGTGGTTCACCCAACGCTGGCAGAAATTAAGAAAGAAGGGGAGTCTGGTCGTCGTAAGATCAGCCAGTACACCCGCTACGGTACTCTGGTGCTGGCAATATTCCAGTCGATCGGTATTGCTACCGGTCTGCCGAATATGCCTGGTATGCAGGGCCTGGTCATTAACCCAGGCTTTGCATTCTATTTCACCGCTGTTGTAAGTCTGGTCACAGGAACCATGTTCCTGATGTGGCTCGGCGAACAGATCACTGAACGAGGTATCGGTAACGGTATTTCGATCATTATCTTCGCTGGTATCGTTGCGGGACTCCCGCCGGCCATCGCCCATACTATCGAGCAAGCGCGTCAAGGCGACCTGCACTTCCTCCTGTTGCTGTTGGTTGCAGTATTAGTATTTGCAGTGACCTTCTTTGTTGTCTTCGTAGAACGTGGTCAACGCCGCATTGTGGTGAACTACGCTAAGCGTCAACAAGGTCGTCGTGTCTATGCTGCACAGAGCACACATTTGCCGCTGAAAGTGAATATGGCGGGGGTAATCCCGGCAATCTTCGCTTCCAGTATTATCCTGTTCCCGGCAACCATCGCGTCATGGTTCGGGGGCGGTACTGGTTGGAACTGGCTGACAACAATTTCGCTGTATTTGCAGCCTGGGCAACCGCTTTATGTGTTACTCTATGCGTCTGCAATCATCTTCTTCTGTTTCTTCTACACGGCGTTGGTCTTCAACCCGCGTGAAACAGCAGATAACCTGAAGAAGTCCGGTGCATTTGTACCAGGAATTCGTCCGGGAGAGCAAACGGCGAAGTATATCGATAAGGTAATGACTCGCCTGACTCTAATCGGTGCGTTGTATATTACTTTTATCTGCCTGATCCCGGAGTTCATGCGTGATGCAATGAAAGTGCCGTTCTACTTCGGTGGGACCTCACTGCTTATCGTTGTCGTCGTGATTATGGACTTTATGGCTCAAGTGCAAACTCTGATGATGTCCAGTCAGTATGAGTCTGCATTGAAGAAGGCGAACCTGAAAGGCTACGGCCGTTAA
- the rplQ gene encoding 50S ribosomal protein L17, which translates to MRHRKSGRQLNRNSSHRQAMFRNMAGSLVRHEIIKTTLPKAKELRRVVEPLITLAKTDSVANRRLAFARTRDNEIVAKLFNELGPRFASRAGGYTRILKCGFRAGDNAPMAYIELVDRAEPKAEAAAE; encoded by the coding sequence ATGCGCCATCGTAAGAGTGGTCGTCAACTGAACCGCAACAGCAGCCATCGCCAGGCTATGTTCCGCAACATGGCAGGTTCGCTGGTTCGTCATGAGATCATCAAGACGACCCTGCCGAAAGCGAAAGAACTGCGTCGCGTAGTTGAGCCGCTGATTACTCTTGCCAAGACTGATAGCGTAGCTAATCGTCGTCTGGCATTCGCCCGCACTCGTGATAACGAGATCGTGGCAAAACTGTTTAACGAGCTGGGCCCGCGTTTCGCGAGCCGTGCCGGTGGTTACACTCGCATTCTGAAGTGTGGCTTCCGTGCTGGTGACAACGCTCCGATGGCTTACATCGAGCTGGTTGATCGCGCCGAGCCGAAAGCAGAAGCTGCTGCAGAGTAA
- the mscL gene encoding large-conductance mechanosensitive channel protein MscL, with amino-acid sequence MSLLKEFREFAMRGNVVDLAVGVIIGAAFGKIVSSLVADIIMPPLGLLIGGVDFKQFAWTLRPAAGDIPAVVMHYGVFIQNIFDFIIVAFAIFMAIKLMNKLRRNNEVEAKEPPAPTKEEVLLSEIRDLLKEQNNRS; translated from the coding sequence ATGAGCTTACTTAAAGAATTTCGCGAATTCGCGATGCGCGGGAATGTTGTCGATTTAGCTGTGGGTGTCATTATTGGTGCCGCATTTGGCAAAATCGTATCGTCACTGGTTGCCGATATTATTATGCCGCCCCTGGGGTTGTTAATTGGTGGGGTAGATTTCAAGCAATTTGCCTGGACGTTACGCCCGGCAGCAGGCGATATCCCGGCGGTAGTGATGCACTATGGCGTTTTCATCCAGAATATCTTTGACTTTATCATCGTTGCATTTGCTATTTTCATGGCAATCAAACTGATGAATAAACTTCGTCGCAATAATGAAGTCGAAGCGAAAGAACCGCCGGCGCCGACTAAAGAAGAAGTCCTGCTTTCTGAAATCCGCGATCTGCTGAAAGAACAAAACAACCGTTCATAA
- a CDS encoding DUF1992 domain-containing protein, whose translation MWLLDQWAERHILDAQKSGEFDNLPGTGEPLQLDDDAHIPEELRAGYRLLKNAGCLPPELAQRKEALELRDLLQSVRQDDPRYQELSRRLTLLELKLRQAGLNTDFLHGEYADRLIQKMNEG comes from the coding sequence ATGTGGTTGCTTGATCAGTGGGCGGAACGCCATATCCTGGATGCCCAAAAAAGCGGTGAGTTTGATAATCTACCCGGCACGGGTGAGCCGCTGCAGCTTGATGATGACGCCCATATCCCGGAGGAACTTCGGGCGGGTTATCGTTTGTTAAAAAATGCAGGCTGTTTACCGCCGGAGCTTGCTCAGCGGAAAGAGGCGCTGGAGCTCAGGGATCTCTTACAGAGCGTCCGGCAGGACGATCCCCGCTATCAGGAGCTGAGCCGCAGACTGACGCTGCTGGAGCTAAAATTGCGTCAGGCAGGGCTGAATACCGATTTTCTGCACGGCGAGTATGCAGACAGGCTGATACAGAAAATGAATGAGGGCTGA
- the rpmJ gene encoding 50S ribosomal protein L36, with protein sequence MKVRASVKKLCRNCKIVKRDGVIRVICSAEPKHKQRQG encoded by the coding sequence ATGAAAGTTCGTGCTTCCGTCAAGAAATTATGCCGTAACTGCAAAATCGTTAAGCGTGATGGTGTCATCCGTGTGATTTGCAGTGCCGAGCCGAAACATAAACAGCGCCAAGGCTGA
- the trkA gene encoding Trk system potassium transporter TrkA: MKIIILGAGQVGGTLAENLVGENNDITVVDINGERLRSLQDKFDLRVVQGHGSHPRVLREAGADDADMLVAVTSSDETNMVACQVAYSLFNTPNRIARIRAPDYVRDAEKLFHSEAVPIDHLIAPEQLVIDSIYRLIEYPGALQVVNFAEGKVSLAVVNAYYGGPLVGNALSTMREHMPHIDTRVAAIFRHDRPIRPQGSTIVEAGDEVFFIAASQHIRAVMSEMQRLEKPYKRIMLVGGGNIGAGLAQRLEKDYSVKLIERDQQRAAELAEKLQNTIVFFGDASDQELLMEEHIDQVDLFIAVTNDDEANIMSAMLAKRMGAKKVMVLIQRRAYVDLVQGSVIDIAISPQQATISALLSHVRKADIVGVSSLRRGVAEAIEAVAHGDETTSRVVGRVIDEIKLPPGTIIGAVVRGNDVMIANDNLRIEQGDHVIMFLTDKKFITDVERLFQPSPFFL; this comes from the coding sequence ATGAAAATTATCATACTTGGTGCGGGTCAGGTTGGCGGCACCCTGGCGGAAAACCTGGTGGGCGAGAATAACGACATTACCGTTGTCGACATTAACGGCGAACGGCTGCGCAGCCTGCAGGATAAATTCGATCTGCGTGTCGTGCAGGGTCATGGCTCGCACCCCCGCGTGCTGCGCGAAGCTGGTGCCGATGACGCAGACATGCTCGTGGCAGTGACCAGCTCGGACGAAACTAATATGGTGGCCTGTCAGGTCGCCTATTCCCTGTTTAATACGCCCAATCGTATTGCGCGCATCCGTGCGCCTGACTACGTGCGTGACGCTGAAAAGCTTTTTCATTCCGAAGCGGTCCCTATCGACCATTTGATCGCCCCGGAACAATTAGTCATCGACAGCATTTACCGTCTGATTGAGTATCCTGGCGCTCTGCAGGTGGTGAATTTTGCCGAAGGTAAAGTGAGCCTCGCGGTGGTTAACGCCTATTACGGCGGCCCTCTGGTGGGTAATGCGCTGTCGACCATGCGCGAGCATATGCCGCATATCGATACCCGTGTGGCGGCGATTTTCCGCCACGACAGACCGATCCGCCCTCAGGGCTCGACCATTGTGGAAGCCGGTGATGAGGTTTTCTTCATTGCTGCCTCACAGCATATTCGCGCCGTCATGAGCGAAATGCAGCGCCTGGAGAAACCCTATAAACGTATCATGCTCGTGGGCGGCGGTAATATCGGTGCAGGGCTGGCTCAGCGTCTGGAGAAAGACTACAGCGTTAAACTGATCGAGCGCGATCAGCAGCGTGCCGCGGAGCTTGCTGAGAAGCTGCAGAATACGATCGTGTTCTTCGGCGATGCGTCGGATCAGGAACTGCTGATGGAAGAGCATATCGATCAGGTCGATCTCTTTATCGCCGTCACCAACGATGACGAAGCGAACATCATGTCGGCGATGCTGGCGAAACGCATGGGGGCGAAAAAAGTGATGGTGCTGATCCAGCGCCGCGCTTATGTCGATCTCGTGCAGGGCAGCGTTATTGATATCGCCATATCGCCTCAACAGGCGACGATTTCCGCATTGCTGAGTCATGTTCGTAAAGCAGATATTGTCGGTGTGTCTTCGCTGCGCAGAGGCGTTGCCGAAGCGATTGAAGCCGTCGCACACGGTGATGAAACCACATCAAGAGTGGTCGGCAGGGTCATTGATGAAATTAAACTGCCGCCAGGAACCATTATTGGCGCAGTTGTGCGGGGCAATGATGTCATGATCGCTAATGATAATCTTCGTATTGAACAGGGCGATCACGTGATTATGTTTCTGACGGATAAAAAGTTTATTACTGATGTAGAACGACTTTTCCAGCCAAGCCCCTTCTTCCTTTAA
- the rpsM gene encoding 30S ribosomal protein S13, with protein sequence MARIAGINIPDHKHTVIALTAIFGIGKTRSKAICASAGIAEHVKISELSEEQIDTLRDEVGKFVVEGDLRREITLSIKRLMDLGCYRGLRHRRGLPVRGQRTKTNARTRKGPRKPIKK encoded by the coding sequence GTGGCCCGTATAGCAGGCATTAACATTCCTGATCACAAACATACCGTAATCGCTTTAACTGCAATTTTCGGTATCGGCAAGACCCGTTCTAAGGCCATTTGTGCCTCAGCGGGAATCGCTGAACATGTTAAGATCAGTGAGCTGTCTGAAGAACAGATCGATACGTTGCGCGACGAAGTAGGTAAATTCGTCGTTGAAGGTGATCTGCGTCGTGAAATCACCCTGAGCATCAAGCGTCTGATGGACCTTGGTTGCTACCGTGGTTTGCGTCATCGTCGTGGTCTCCCGGTTCGCGGTCAGCGTACCAAGACCAACGCACGTACCCGTAAGGGTCCGCGCAAACCGATCAAGAAATAA